A stretch of DNA from Kazachstania africana CBS 2517 chromosome 3, complete genome:
AACATCATCAACAAGACTATCAATGCTCTCCATCGATGGATCACCCTGTATAGCAAATTTATTACTTTTCTTCGGCATATCAACATCTAAATTGTAACCTCTTTCTTGTAACaattcttcgtcatcaCCTAATTCATTTCTAATATCAGCCTCAATGGATATCGTATCTAATACTCTATAATCCCATTTTTCATCCCCATGAAATTTCTTGGCTAATTCCTTATGCATTCTAAAACTCAATTCACCAATCTGTGATGGAAACGCCCAACTGGCTAATAAACCACCAGCCTTACCTGATGCACCACATGCAACGTTATTGCTTTCAATAATAGTTATATGATGATTTTCTCTAGAAAATGCAGGATGTGTCGTGAGATAATACGCTGTTGTACAGCCTATTATGCCTGCTCCCACTATGACTATTTCcttcttattttcatttggcATGACAAACGGATACAATAGCAAGTGATattgtgaaaaaaaaacataataaatgaaaaataatggtaTCTAATATCTGTATgttaaatattatttttttttctgtttccTTTTAAGTGGATAAATGATTCACGGAgttttttatattatgGGTTCAATAAATGTGAGGATAAACAAACAAGATAATtgcaaatttttaaaaagaGCTGACAATCTAGAGAGCCCGAGGGGTTTAATAAACCATAACTGGACTTTCGAAAATAGTGGGTATTTTCAAGTAAAATGCAGAAAAGAGGATTAGGAAATTTTCATTCGctaattaaagaaaaatcaagcgttttataaaattaacCGTTTATTTCGTTCTTTgtcttttattattacgGGGTGACAGCGTTCATCAAACCCAAAGAAGTATCGATTTTTCTTCCGAATTTCTCTCTCGTTGGCTGATTCTTCTGTTTCCCTTTTTTTATCACTTCTTCTGGTATTTTCATACAGCCGCGCCTTGGGGAGCAACGTGATGGCAACCACCACTcttgttttctttctatCGCGTTGTTTGACTGCTTTTTCTACAACATCTGTACATTACACCCATAACGGTTTTTCTTGgttctatttttttttttatgaaATTATAGAACAGCGCGCAAAGAAATGATCTGTTTGCAGTCGACAGACGCAcaatatcattgaaaatgaaacgGCGCGGGAAACACTAGCGGGAAGGTCTCATGCATGGCCCTCCTCCCTCACTTTCGACAGCCTGTCTCTAAGCGACAATTCAGCCGGCCCCCCCCCTGTCTCGATGAGCTCAGTGGACACAGTCTCCTTCTAGCATGAATGCCTCCCTCACCTGGAGAGCCCGTCTGGTATCGTTTGTCCAGGCTGACCATCGAGCACTCTCTCGCCTAAACACTCTCTCCTCGGAGCACTCTCCTTCCACTCACGGTCGCATAGACTTCCTTACTATCGTCAACGTTAGCAATACTCTAAACTagctgaaaaaaaattgatatttcttAAAACAGTGTATAATTCAGCATTTAAACACTATTATCTTTCTGTACTTAACGAGTATAAAATAGAAATATcaccaagaaaaaatggCTAAGTTCTTAAAAGCTGGTAAAGTTGGTACGTATCATATAAGCAATTTAATCATACCCAGAGTACTGTTCTTTTGAATGTTgtggaaatttttgaaataaagaaaaagtgATGAAATTTATAGTAATATTGTACAGTTAATCGAACAACAACAGtggaatttttgaaagaaaacaataatACCGATGAAATCCATATTTTAGTTATAAACTGGGGGAAAGTAGATTTTTATCATCCCACAAGAATTATCAACTCAATAGGCATATTCTAAAAAGTGAAGGCTTCCCATCACTTCTAGATTAACCAACATTCAACTCAAAGGGAgaataaaacaaaaaatttaatactaacaataatattttaatatagCTGTTGTCGTCCGTGGTCGTTACGCCGGTAAGAAGGTTGTCATCGTTAAGCCACATGATGAAGGTTCTAAATCTCACCCATACGGTCATGCTTTAGTCGCCGGTATTGAAAGATACCCATTAAAGATCACCAAGAAGCATGGTGCCAAGAAGGTTGCCAAGAGAACTAAGATCAAGCCATTCATCAAGGTCGTTAACTACAACCATTTATTACCAACCAGATACACTTTAGATGTTGAATCTTTCAAGTCTGTTGTTTCTACTgaaacttttgaagaacCATCTCAAAGAGAAGAAGCTAAGAAGGTCATCAAGAAGGCTTTCGAAGAAAGACACCAAGCTGGTAAGAACCAATGGTTCTTCTCTAAGTTAAGATTCTAATTGTTATCTTCTTGCATTATGGTACAATATATTATCGAGACAAAATAAACAACAACTTCTAAATAAATGttatataatttaattttttattattatctttactCCCACCAGTGTCTTCTCACGCTTGAAACTCTTCCACTATTTAGTTGCTGTGAAAAAcattcatatat
This window harbors:
- the RPL27A gene encoding 60S ribosomal protein eL27 (similar to Saccharomyces cerevisiae RPL27B (YDR471W) and RPL27A (YHR010W); ancestral locus Anc_5.597), which translates into the protein MAKFLKAGKVAVVVRGRYAGKKVVIVKPHDEGSKSHPYGHALVAGIERYPLKITKKHGAKKVAKRTKIKPFIKVVNYNHLLPTRYTLDVESFKSVVSTETFEEPSQREEAKKVIKKAFEERHQAGKNQWFFSKLRF